In the Arachis stenosperma cultivar V10309 chromosome 8, arast.V10309.gnm1.PFL2, whole genome shotgun sequence genome, CGACATATTCTCCTCCACTATCTGTCCTTAAACACTTGATCTTCTTTCCGGATTCAAGTTTTAACTTTGTTTTGAACTCTTTAAACATCGCAAACATGTCTGACTTCTTCTTGATCGGGTACACCCATATCCTCCTAGAGTAATCATCAATAAATGATACATGATATTTTGCTCATGCTAGGGACATCTCTGGCGATTTCACACATCAGAATGAATAAACTCCAATATGTGCTTGCTCCGAGCAGTTGATCTACCAAACATCAATCTATGTTGCTTGCTTGTAACGAGTGCTTACAAAATGGTAAGTTTACTGATTTGAGTCTGGGTATAAAATTACGTTCCACAAGAATCTTCAAGTCTCGTTTTGACATGTGGCCTAGTTTGCGATGTCATATCATCCTCATTTTTTCTTGGCTTACTGAAGCAACGGATGTCTTTGCTTCTTGCAAAGTATCTTCGATAAGCACGTATAGATAATAGATTTGAGGTAGTCTGTTTTGATTTTATTACCACAAGAGCACCTTTAACAACTTTCAAGATCCCACCTTCAATATGGGTCTTGCAACCAAGTTCATCCAATTGTCCAATTGACAACAAATTCTTCTTCAAGCCTTTCACGTGTCTTACCGCATGAAGTGAACGAATAGAACCAtcaaacatttttattttgacAGTATCCATTCCAACAATTTCTAAGGCATGATCGTTTCCTATAAACACCGATCCTTCCAAATTAGGTTCATATGTACAAAATCAATCACAATAAGGAGTCATGTGCCAGGTTGCTCTTAAATCAACAATCCAGACATCAGTGAGATGTTTGCTGCCTTTAGAACCAATTGTTATTTTACCATATAGGATTTCTCCATCATTAGAGGTACTCACAACACATATTTGAGAACTTGATCCTTCTATAACCTTCTCTATGCTCTTCTTATTCCAACAATCTTTCTTGAAGTGCCCTCTCTTGCCACAATTGTAGCATTTGAATTGCTTCTTTCCCTGTGACTTTTGTCTACTTTGGCTCTCACTGGAACCACGCTCCATTGATATTTCTCTCGTCATCAACATCGTCTCTGCTTGCTTTGAGCTCTCTAACCTATCTTCCTTATTCTTGCGCCTAAATTATTCTTCAAGAATTGCAGCAGCCATATCATCAAAAGAAAAGATAGTCTgtcaaaatattattagttaagCTAATGATGAGCTGATCATATGAATCTGGTAGACTTTGAAGTAGAAGCTCTGTACGTTCGTTTTCTGCTATGTTATAATCCAATAATGAGAGTTAGAAAAATAGCGTATTTAGATTGTTGATGTAATCTATTGTCGATGTAGATTCACTCATTCGAAGAGTATAAAATTTTCTCTTGAAGAATATCTTGCTGTGAAGTGACTTTACTTCATATAATTTGGTGAAAGCATCCCAAATTTCATTTGTTGTCATTTTCTCTGCTACACTTGACAATACTGAATCACCGAGTGTAAAGTGTAAGTTTATAACGACATTGTCATccatctccttctatttttcatcTGTAATCCCAGTGACACCTTCAATTGTTGCCACGCAATTCTCTTTTCTCATAATtgcttttattttcaatttgcATAAAGAAAAATTACTCCCACTGAATTTTGGAATTTCATAATTTGTTGTCATTTTTTTAGACGGTAACTCACagcagaaaaaaaatattaatcaatAACCTttagctctgataccactaacAGTGCTACCACTGTTAGATACTAGACAAATGACGCaataaaatatagaaataaaaaattagaaatttatataaaatatggAAACAACCGAacaattttctttaaaaattacAACTTCTCTCTATTACAAAGAGATTACAATAATACTCTCTCTTGATGAAATGAGAATACACCTCCCTCTATACATAAGAAAAAAAcctctaaaatttttttttatatttttctctcAAGATGACTTCTCACTTGTTTGATACTTCTTATTTCTAATGAGATtacttatttatattaaaattcttCTCACCTTAACCATACAACAATAATTAATGGATAATGTgtattattttctatctttaattttcaatggcctataaataagaaaaatttttttctttcattttgtttgactttattttcttaatttttttcataaaaattaactttactatttttacactttttttttattaaattctaatattccttttcttcttccttcaatatgcatgaaaagtaataattatgaattataataaaaataatgatatCACAatagccttttgaattggtaaatcttaaaatttatattacaattatataactatttttaaatacattaattaattctataatattttattctaaaatatattacaatatcaattagaaaaataattacatGGATGATGcatattattaaaaaagactaaatttttattacGCTAATAAACCTAccaaaagaaataaatttagcattattttcataaaaaatagaatttttgttAATTACTCTAAGAAAATTAtccaaaatttagaaatttaatCTGTGTAAGTTTGGCGCCAAGAAAGGAAAGTAAAGCGTGCGGTACGGTCTTTTCAAACGTTAGACTACGTTGAGTCAAAAACTCAAATCAGGGGATCCTCTTCTTCCCCTAACAAATAGTTCCTTATTCATTACCATGATTTTCAGTAACGCTCGCTCTTTCCGATTTCTTCaactttctctttctctctcttcttgaGAGTGTGCTTAGTTCTCTGCTAGGGTTTCATTTCCCTGGCCTGCTTTACTCTTCTAACAATGGCGGCAATGCCTCATTCCTTCTCCCCTTCTCGCACTACCTGTGCTTCTCTTCTCCGCCAATTGCAGGTTCTTTGATAACTGTTtcttttctacttttatttttcacatttttcACTTTAGTATTTCGTTCTTGTGTGTAAgtgtaaaattggaattaagtgTCCATGAATCGATGATTGAAATTCCCCAAAGTTTTAATCTGTCAATtgtgtttgaaaaaaaaaatcgttGCTTTTACATGGTTATATATGGAGCGTTCACGCGCTAATATAATGGTGAAATTAAACTTCTTAAGGACTCCCGAGTGTTTTTtccttatatatttttttactattattttgTTGGTTTATGCCATATAAAGTATATGATGCAATTGCCACAGCCATTTGCAGCTGAAGTTTGTTAGAGAGATTCAAGATTCGTTATAGATATGTTGTTTCAAAATATTTGTAGTTGACAGGGTTAAAAGTCTTTGGAGACTTTAGGGTCTGTCTAGCTTAAGAACTTCtagttttaatttcttgtttgcAGTATCAactacaaaaatatcattttgtTATTGTTATGTTTCGTGTAAAGGAAAcaaaaagagaaagtaaattagGTTGAAAACAAGGTAGAATTTTTgtaattgattttgaaaaccgaACATGAAAACAAAATATGTTTTGTAACACCGGTAGGCCCTCATTGGTTGAGGTATTCCTTTATTATCATTGTTTTAATAGGTTTTCTTGTgacatattaatttttaaattttttttatatatttgacATATTTACTGTATTTAGTAATCTCATGTTTTTCTAGATGATATGGGATGAGATTGGGGAAAGCGATAGCGATAGAGACAATATGCTTTTTCAGCTGGAGCAGGAATGCCTTGACATATATCAAAGAAAGGTTGAGGAAACCAGAAAGCACAAGGCGGATCTATACAAGTTATTGGTTGAAGCTGAAGCTGAAGTTGCCAGTATCATTTCTTCCCTTGGGGAATGTACTTCATTCTCACGTGTAAGTTACTCTTTTGCATTGTGCCTTCACTATTAGTCAATAAAATTTGTGTGAAAGAAACCCTGCCTTGAGTGAGATGCTTGATTTTGCTgatattcattctttcttttctctgtCTCGTCTAAATTGTAACTTATTTGGACATACTTTGAATGCTCCCTTCTTTCCCACACTATtaagaaagaaattgagaagaCATAGCAAGGTCCATGCAGGGGCATCGATATGCTTCATTGTAATTGAAGTAATCAAAAAGAATTTTTATAATGCAGTATTTTTTTTCCTGCCATATTATATTTACCATAACAACTTTGAGATGATTTGAAGATTTCAAGTTCCTGTGCTTGATCCTCTGCACAATTAGCACTATGCTAATTGAATTTGCATTTTGCAAGATAACTATTCAATTGATTCAGTTCTACATTTGAAGGGACGGGGCACACTTAAGCAGCAATTAGCTATAATAACACCTGTCTTGGAGgatttaaggtcaaagaaggaAGATAGAATCAGAGAGTTTTCAAAGATAGAGTCCCAAATTTGTCAGATACGTAATGAGATAGCTGGCTGCGAGCAGTTCAACAGTGTCAGTGATCCAGAAGTTATTCAAAATGACTTGACAGTAAAGAAATTGGGGGAACTCAAGTCACATCTACATGAACTTCAGAATGAAAAGGTTCTATGATCAAAACTCAAAAGTATAGTCATAATGTTTGTAATTTCAGATATTAAaattccattttttttaatgtCTGTTTTATTTTCAATCAGATCCTTCGTGAGCAGAAGGTGAACAGTCATATCAGTGAAATTAGGGAGCTTTCAGTAGTGATGtcatttgattttctaaatacATTAAATGAAATCCATCGTAGCTTGGGAGATTCTTCCAAAGGTACACAAAAGAGCATCAGCAATGACACTATTGCCAGATTAACCGGGGCCATCCATATGTTAAAGCAAGAGAAGCAACAAAGGCTGAAAAAGGTGTCTTATTCTGATAATGTTTCAATAGTTCTAGTGAACTTATCATTCTGTCTGCAATCTGCATGATCAAATGTGTTCTTAATGAACTGGTTGTATGTAGATTGTTTTGTTGAGGCTTacaattgatttatttttttttcttatacaTTATAATGGAATAGTTTATATTCAACACATTCTTCAATATATCAGTTTTTCTGCATTGTAGGTACAAGATCTTGCTAAATGCTTGATAGAGTTATGGGATCTTATTGATGTACCAATTGAGGAGCAAAAACCTTTTAGCCATCTTACTAGATTACTTTCAGCATCAGTTGATGAGGTTAGAGCACAAGGGTGCCTTTCTACAGATATCATTGAGCAGGTGAAACTTTCTTTTCCTTAGGAGCACATTGCAATTTGTCTCTAATTCAATTTGGCTTTAGTAGGcttattattcatatttttgCAGGCTGAGGTTGAAATTCTGCGCTTAAATGTTCTGAAAGCCAGTAAGATGAAGGATTTAGTGTTTAAGAGGCAGGCTGAGCTTGAAGAAATTTACAAAGAAGTTCACATGGATGTGGATAGTGAATCAGCTAGACAGATTCTAAATCGGCTTGTAGAATCTGGTACTTGAACTCAACCCACAGTCTAAAATACAACTGAAGCAGGAACACAATCTCTCCTTTTTGGAATTTATTTGTGTCAAAATTACATATTTTTTCCCTCTTTTCCTTTGTTCTTTTCCACTTAAAGATGTTTGGAATTAGTGTTATAGGTGTCTGTGAAATGTTTTTTGTTTCAGGCTTTAGATTTTCTGTCTTTCATTACATATGTTTTATGCCTTTCAGGTGATCTTGATCTGTCCGATTTGCTCCAAAGCATGGATGACCAAATCAGAAAAGCCAAAGAGCAAGCTCTAAGTAGAAGAGATATACTAGATAGGGTAGAGAAATGGAAATTTGCTGCTGAGGAGGAAAAGTGGTTAGATGAATATGAAAGGGTAACTTATAGTCTAAATTGGTCATAAATTAGTGCAGCTGAAATTTTGTCAGCAATGTCAACAATAGTTGCATTTTATATGTGATTATTTTCAGAAGGTTTTAAATATCTCTTTACGCTAATTGTCCTCATAATATGTGCAGGTTTATGTCAGAGAGTTGGTGACCTTTCActaactttaatttaaaaaaaaaatgagcgaataaaagaggaatttaTGTATGGTAGCTTATCTCATATACATCAATCCTAACTAGGAAAGTGACATTTTCACATTATATGTGTATTCTTAAATAAGGTGAATGCATATTGAGAATTCCGAGTTAGGAAACATTAGCTTGGTGCAGTATAGTTAAAACTTTTCAGTGATTCCCAAAACCTCATATTGAAACTTGAAAGAGCTTTTCCAGTTTTCAGGTTGATAGAATTGAAGTTATTTGAAACAATGAcaaatgttttatatatttcttACCAGTAAAAAATGCCTGACATTGCATCATGTATCTTTTTCCTGCACTTTTCAGGATGAAAATCGATATAATGCAGTAAGAGGAGCTCACAAAAATCTAAAACGTGCAGAGAAAGCACGGAGTCTAGTCAGCAAGCTACCGTGTGAGGCTTCAATTTTCATTTGTTTACAAGTAGTTGATCATTCTCTAGAAAATGCTTCAGAAATGTGCCACATAAGTTTAGGGACAAATTGTACTCCAAGGCTTAAATTCCTCAGTTTCTACATTCTTCCAGATGATTAACTAGTAAAGCTTGTTTATAACAGTTTGAATATCAAACTCAAACTTATGAAAATTTGTCAATACAGTTGCATTGATAAAACTATGTATATAAGGACTAGGACTAAGGAGCTTTTAATTGTTAGTTCTTATTTCCTAGTGTGTTTTTTCCCTAGATATCTATTGGTCTAGCATTAACTATCCTTAAAACATTTTTCCTGTGCAGCTCTTGTTGAGAGTTTGACTGCAAAAATAAAAACGTGGGAAGCTGACAAAGGAATACCTTTCCTATATGAAAAGGTACCTATGTTTCATGCTTTTTATTGTAATATGGAGGAGGATGACTGATTAGTCAGGTTCCAACaaataagttatttattttcAGGAACCATTGTTACATAGCTTGTGTGAATATAATGTGCAAAGGCAActtagagaagaagaaaaacgaaaaatccGGGTATTACTTTTTGTCTACTTAATCTTTACTTTCACTTCTTATCATGGAAAACAACCTCAAATGGTGTGTTTTAAGGCTATTTAGAATTATAACTGATTTGG is a window encoding:
- the LOC130946777 gene encoding 65-kDa microtubule-associated protein 5 encodes the protein MAAMPHSFSPSRTTCASLLRQLQMIWDEIGESDSDRDNMLFQLEQECLDIYQRKVEETRKHKADLYKLLVEAEAEVASIISSLGECTSFSRGRGTLKQQLAIITPVLEDLRSKKEDRIREFSKIESQICQIRNEIAGCEQFNSVSDPEVIQNDLTVKKLGELKSHLHELQNEKILREQKVNSHISEIRELSVVMSFDFLNTLNEIHRSLGDSSKGTQKSISNDTIARLTGAIHMLKQEKQQRLKKVQDLAKCLIELWDLIDVPIEEQKPFSHLTRLLSASVDEVRAQGCLSTDIIEQAEVEILRLNVLKASKMKDLVFKRQAELEEIYKEVHMDVDSESARQILNRLVESGDLDLSDLLQSMDDQIRKAKEQALSRRDILDRVEKWKFAAEEEKWLDEYERDENRYNAVRGAHKNLKRAEKARSLVSKLPSLVESLTAKIKTWEADKGIPFLYEKEPLLHSLCEYNVQRQLREEEKRKIREQRRLQEQSAVVQEALFGSRSATKKPLGQSTNANSMAGTPIRQQVLTPSGRYGTSTRKYHRESGRVNTITPVNYVALPKDSGFGGS